The Microlunatus antarcticus genome window below encodes:
- a CDS encoding signal peptidase II produces the protein MPEVEHRPRLWPLFGAIALVALALDVVTKVAVVTYLEPEVGVPVVGNLLTLRLIRNPGAAFSQGEGFTWVFAVAAVLVLGFVLIRLVPRLGHLGWTVALALLAAGVAGNLADRLFRAPGPFRGHVVDFLQLPHWPIFNVADMCITTAAVMIVVLSLIKNVGIDGRHPGDDQPGSA, from the coding sequence GTGCCGGAGGTCGAGCACCGGCCGAGGCTGTGGCCGCTGTTCGGCGCCATCGCGCTCGTCGCGCTGGCGCTCGACGTGGTCACCAAGGTCGCGGTCGTCACCTACCTCGAGCCCGAGGTGGGCGTGCCGGTCGTCGGCAACCTGCTGACGCTGCGTCTCATCCGCAACCCGGGTGCGGCGTTCAGCCAGGGCGAGGGCTTCACCTGGGTCTTCGCCGTGGCCGCCGTGCTCGTGCTGGGCTTCGTGCTGATCCGGCTGGTCCCACGCCTGGGACACCTCGGTTGGACCGTCGCCCTGGCCCTGCTGGCGGCCGGGGTCGCGGGCAACCTCGCCGACCGGCTCTTCCGTGCTCCGGGTCCGTTCCGGGGGCACGTCGTCGACTTCCTGCAGCTGCCGCACTGGCCGATCTTCAACGTCGCGGACATGTGCATCACCACGGCCGCGGTCATGATCGTCGTGCTGTCGCTGATCAAGAACGTCGGCATCGACGGGCGCCACCCCGGCGACGACCAGCCGGGCTCCGCGTGA
- a CDS encoding TraR/DksA family transcriptional regulator — protein MSTTKTTDAATGGGSGSVRVAPTVNAAPVVHAERPTTDVDPAGLPVRPGEDPWTAEELDEVRTTLADDVVRFSEQLATSNAELHNLLRDGTEGAGRDPADVGSANFERDAEMSLANNAREMLDQSQLALRHIELGVYGTCDNCGQPIGKYRLQAFPRATLCVTCKQREERR, from the coding sequence ATGAGCACCACCAAGACCACCGACGCAGCCACGGGCGGCGGGTCGGGCTCGGTCCGGGTCGCCCCGACCGTGAACGCCGCCCCCGTCGTGCACGCGGAGCGTCCGACCACCGACGTCGACCCGGCCGGCCTGCCGGTCCGCCCGGGCGAGGACCCGTGGACGGCCGAGGAGCTGGACGAGGTCCGGACCACGCTGGCCGACGACGTCGTGCGCTTCTCCGAGCAGCTGGCCACGTCGAACGCCGAGCTGCACAACCTGCTCCGTGACGGCACCGAGGGTGCCGGGCGCGACCCGGCCGACGTCGGCTCCGCGAACTTCGAGCGCGACGCCGAGATGAGCCTGGCCAACAACGCCCGCGAGATGCTCGACCAGTCGCAGCTCGCGCTGCGCCACATCGAGCTCGGCGTCTACGGCACCTGCGACAACTGTGGCCAGCCGATCGGCAAGTACCGGCTGCAGGCGTTCCCGCGGGCGACGCTGTGCGTGACCTGCAAGCAGCGCGAAGAGCGCCGCTGA
- a CDS encoding DivIVA domain-containing protein, translating to MTLSLDDVRNKRFRMARKGGYEVLEVDEFVDQVEESFAQLTEENASLKKQVDALKSGSANEAAGPAERETESSAPQAVAAEPSAQPSQPAPSAQPVASTPAAPAEPVVVTTSAEASTAVVRLVQLSTEQAEHLVREATDEASRIREDASRSAQQVTEDARTRAERLESEARVNAERVQAEAKTRSESLESELAQRRTQLFGDLDRQRDSLTETVARLREFEQKYRSGLHDHLQGQLSTLEHVGLEPEGGPERTAPRQPSSTSDDAATSGTGPTAAVRGEGDQGSTTDETSARPSAGAASGSSDTPRLDALLGDQR from the coding sequence ATGACGCTGTCGCTCGACGATGTCCGCAACAAGCGGTTCCGGATGGCCCGCAAGGGCGGTTACGAGGTCCTCGAGGTCGACGAGTTCGTCGACCAGGTGGAGGAGAGCTTCGCGCAGCTGACCGAGGAGAACGCCAGCCTCAAGAAGCAGGTCGACGCGCTGAAGTCGGGTTCCGCCAACGAGGCCGCCGGTCCCGCCGAGCGCGAGACCGAGAGCTCCGCGCCGCAGGCCGTGGCCGCCGAGCCGTCCGCCCAGCCCTCGCAGCCCGCTCCGTCGGCGCAGCCGGTGGCCAGCACCCCGGCCGCTCCCGCCGAGCCCGTCGTCGTCACGACGAGCGCCGAGGCCAGCACCGCCGTCGTCCGCCTCGTGCAGCTGTCGACCGAGCAGGCCGAGCACCTGGTGCGCGAGGCCACGGACGAGGCGAGCCGCATCCGCGAGGACGCGAGCCGCAGCGCCCAGCAGGTCACCGAGGACGCCCGTACCCGTGCCGAGCGGCTGGAGTCCGAGGCCCGGGTCAACGCCGAGCGCGTCCAGGCCGAGGCCAAGACCCGTTCGGAGTCGTTGGAGTCGGAGCTCGCCCAGCGTCGTACGCAGCTCTTCGGCGACCTGGACCGCCAGCGCGACTCGCTCACCGAGACGGTCGCCCGGCTGCGAGAGTTCGAGCAGAAGTACCGCTCGGGCCTGCACGACCACCTGCAGGGCCAGCTCAGCACCCTCGAGCACGTGGGTCTCGAGCCCGAGGGGGGCCCGGAGCGCACCGCACCGCGGCAGCCGTCGAGCACGTCCGACGACGCCGCGACGTCCGGCACCGGTCCGACCGCCGCCGTCCGGGGCGAGGGCGACCAGGGCAGCACCACCGACGAGACGTCCGCCCGGCCGAGCGCCGGGGCGGCCTCCGGCTCGAGCGACACGCCGCGCCTCGACGCGCTGCTCGGCGACCAGCGCTAG
- a CDS encoding YggT family protein, with product MSLVGVIIGWVLWLFMLVLFARMILSWVPVLVREWEPRGPLLVLAEVVYSITDPPLRALRKVLKPVRVGAMSLDLAFIALFLLVSILMQVNRVVFYSPSY from the coding sequence GTGTCGCTCGTGGGTGTGATCATCGGATGGGTCCTGTGGCTCTTCATGCTGGTCCTGTTCGCCCGGATGATCCTGTCGTGGGTGCCCGTCCTGGTGCGTGAGTGGGAGCCCCGCGGCCCGCTGCTGGTCCTGGCGGAGGTCGTCTACTCGATCACCGACCCGCCGCTGCGCGCGCTGCGCAAGGTCCTCAAGCCGGTCCGGGTGGGCGCCATGAGCCTCGACCTCGCGTTCATCGCCCTGTTCCTGCTGGTCAGCATCCTGATGCAGGTCAACCGGGTCGTCTTCTACTCTCCCTCCTACTAG
- a CDS encoding cell division protein SepF: MAERLKRAAAWLGLVTDDRYNEYEADDVERTEGISREELIGGQDRVAAAGGTAPVVAGGAVGGSVTTLQSKRPTSVAAVAHPGAAVPVVTPEPTPAPRARTADLSRITTVHPRTYNEARTIGEHFRDGVPVIMNLSQMEDVDAKRLVDFAAGLIFGLHGTIERVTSKVFLLSPQNVTVATEDKERIASGFFNQS; encoded by the coding sequence ATGGCGGAAAGACTGAAGCGGGCTGCGGCTTGGCTGGGCCTGGTGACGGACGACCGCTACAACGAGTACGAGGCGGACGACGTCGAGCGCACCGAGGGGATCAGCCGTGAGGAGCTCATCGGGGGCCAGGACCGCGTCGCCGCGGCCGGTGGCACGGCTCCGGTCGTGGCCGGTGGCGCCGTCGGAGGCAGCGTCACCACGCTGCAGAGCAAGCGCCCGACCAGCGTCGCGGCGGTGGCCCACCCCGGTGCGGCGGTGCCCGTCGTGACCCCGGAGCCCACGCCGGCCCCGCGGGCCCGGACCGCCGACCTCTCGCGCATCACCACCGTCCACCCGCGGACCTACAACGAGGCCCGCACCATCGGCGAGCACTTCCGCGACGGCGTCCCGGTGATCATGAACCTCTCGCAGATGGAGGACGTCGACGCCAAGCGCCTCGTCGACTTCGCCGCGGGGCTCATCTTCGGGCTGCACGGGACGATCGAGCGCGTCACCAGCAAGGTCTTCCTGCTGTCGCCGCAGAACGTCACCGTGGCCACCGAGGACAAGGAACGCATCGCGAGCGGGTTCTTCAACCAGAGCTGA
- the ftsZ gene encoding cell division protein FtsZ yields the protein MVSASQNYLAIIKVVGVGGGGVNAVNRMIEAGLRGVEFIAVNTDAQALLMSDADVKLDIGRELTRGLGAGADPDKGRQAAEDHAQDIEDALKGADMVFVTAGEGGGTGTGGAPVVARIARALGALTIGVVTRPFSFEGKRRAGQAEAGIGQLREEVDTLIVIPNDKLLQMVDHQIAILDAFKQADQVLMQGVSGITDLITTPGLINLDFADVKAVMSNAGSALMGIGSARGEDRARAAAEMAVSSPLLEASIEGAHGVLLSIAGGSDLGLFEVSSAADLIQAAAHEDANIIFGTVIDDALGDEVRVTVIAAGFEGGQPPRRQPGIARSADLRNGGGGNGRPAQAPQAPAQASNPGPSYESSRPVPAATPSGASAGPASTPRPAQLRPPSPPADDDLDVPDFLK from the coding sequence GTGGTGTCTGCGTCACAGAACTACCTGGCCATCATCAAGGTCGTCGGAGTCGGCGGCGGCGGTGTCAACGCCGTCAACCGCATGATCGAGGCCGGTCTGCGCGGCGTCGAGTTCATCGCCGTCAACACCGACGCCCAGGCGTTGCTGATGAGCGATGCCGACGTCAAGCTCGACATCGGTCGTGAGCTCACCCGCGGCCTCGGTGCCGGTGCCGACCCGGACAAGGGTCGCCAGGCCGCCGAGGACCACGCCCAGGACATCGAGGACGCGCTCAAGGGCGCCGACATGGTCTTCGTGACGGCCGGCGAGGGCGGTGGCACCGGGACCGGTGGCGCGCCCGTCGTGGCTCGGATCGCTCGTGCGCTCGGGGCGCTGACCATCGGCGTCGTCACGCGGCCGTTCTCGTTCGAGGGCAAGCGTCGCGCCGGCCAGGCCGAGGCGGGCATCGGCCAGCTGCGCGAGGAGGTCGACACCCTCATCGTCATCCCGAACGACAAGCTGCTCCAGATGGTCGACCACCAGATCGCCATCCTCGACGCCTTCAAGCAGGCCGACCAGGTGCTGATGCAGGGTGTCTCCGGCATCACCGACCTCATCACCACCCCGGGCCTGATCAACCTCGACTTCGCCGACGTCAAGGCGGTCATGTCGAACGCCGGCTCCGCGCTCATGGGCATCGGCTCCGCCCGCGGCGAGGACCGGGCGCGTGCGGCGGCCGAGATGGCCGTCAGCTCGCCCCTCCTCGAGGCCAGCATCGAGGGCGCGCACGGCGTGCTCCTCTCGATCGCCGGCGGCTCGGACCTCGGGCTGTTCGAGGTCTCGTCCGCGGCCGACCTGATCCAGGCGGCGGCCCACGAGGACGCGAACATCATCTTCGGCACGGTCATCGACGACGCGCTCGGCGACGAGGTCCGCGTCACGGTCATCGCGGCCGGCTTCGAGGGCGGCCAGCCGCCGCGTCGCCAGCCCGGCATCGCCCGTTCGGCCGACCTGCGCAACGGGGGCGGCGGCAACGGCCGACCGGCTCAGGCCCCGCAGGCGCCCGCCCAGGCGTCGAACCCGGGCCCGTCGTACGAGTCCTCGCGCCCCGTGCCCGCGGCCACGCCCAGCGGGGCGAGCGCCGGTCCGGCGTCGACCCCGCGCCCGGCCCAGCTCCGGCCGCCGAGCCCGCCGGCCGACGACGACCTCGACGTGCCCGACTTCTTGAAGTAA
- a CDS encoding cell division protein FtsQ/DivIB produces the protein MTTTATPPSTRPSARPSLAEQRERQRRSRRRILRAVIALVLAALVGTAVWLVYFSTVLDTRSVAVSGTRALTPEQVTAAAAVPLGRPLARQDLDAVARRATALPQVSAAQVTRDWPNTVRVTVTEREPLLAVAQPGGFLIADKAGVVFAAETTRPTGVVEVAADPANRPLLVELGSVVLSLPKDVRDQVTSIAATTPDSIQLKTTSGITIIWGDSSQSELKAQVAVALLDSGPKTTIDVSAPHTPAVR, from the coding sequence GTGACGACCACGGCGACCCCGCCGTCGACGCGGCCCTCGGCCCGCCCGTCGCTGGCCGAGCAGCGGGAGCGGCAGCGCCGTAGCCGGCGCCGGATCCTCCGGGCCGTGATCGCGCTCGTCCTCGCCGCGCTGGTCGGCACCGCCGTCTGGCTCGTCTACTTCTCGACCGTCCTCGACACCCGGTCCGTCGCCGTCAGCGGCACCCGGGCGCTCACGCCGGAGCAGGTGACCGCGGCCGCCGCCGTACCCCTCGGCCGGCCGCTCGCGCGCCAGGACCTCGACGCCGTCGCGCGGCGCGCGACCGCGCTGCCCCAGGTCTCCGCCGCCCAGGTGACCCGCGACTGGCCGAACACGGTCCGCGTCACCGTCACGGAGCGCGAGCCCCTGCTGGCCGTGGCCCAGCCGGGCGGCTTCCTCATCGCGGACAAGGCCGGCGTGGTCTTCGCTGCGGAGACGACCCGACCGACGGGCGTGGTCGAGGTCGCCGCAGACCCGGCGAACCGCCCGCTGCTCGTCGAGCTCGGCTCCGTCGTCCTCAGCCTGCCCAAGGACGTGCGCGACCAGGTGACGAGCATCGCCGCCACGACGCCGGACTCGATCCAGCTCAAGACCACCTCGGGCATCACGATCATCTGGGGCGACTCGTCGCAGTCGGAGCTGAAGGCCCAGGTGGCCGTGGCCCTGCTCGACTCGGGCCCGAAGACGACCATCGACGTCTCCGCGCCCCACACACCCGCCGTCCGGTAG
- the murC gene encoding UDP-N-acetylmuramate--L-alanine ligase, with translation MGLLEPVELVGPQDLGATHFIAAGGSGMNGIASMFLDLGLPVSGSDRSDSAYLRGLAARGADVHVGHRAEQLGGARTVVVSSAIREDNPELAEARRRGLRVLHRSAALGSLMLGRRGVAVAGTHGKTTTTAMVVGALVGAGLDPSYVIGGAFTGSKSGGHLGSGDVMVVEADESDGSFLQYPAQIAVVTNVDPDHLSNWGTAQAYADGFLRFATAAGVAVLVVSADDPGAVELTAAVRRRALDGAGHVPEIVTFGLDADADVRITGATYAGTGSSFRLGRDGTGGPMTLDVPGAYNAANAAAAYAVLSWLGVDDATAREQLSTYAGTNRRFQLVGTVDGVRVYDDYAHHPTEVLSTLRAARTAVADGGRVVAVLQPHLYTRTRDLWRELAEATSLADEAVVMDVCGDREDPIPGVTGALVADAIPAGTAHVTYEPDWDEAAPVVAGLARRGDLVVTLGCGDVTKVAPLIVDALARRSDLSVRTVGSAAPQDDAPRADQLQPGGGR, from the coding sequence GTGGGTCTGCTGGAACCGGTGGAGCTCGTGGGCCCGCAGGACCTCGGGGCGACCCACTTCATCGCGGCGGGCGGGTCCGGGATGAACGGGATCGCCTCGATGTTCCTCGACCTGGGCCTGCCGGTGAGCGGCAGCGACCGGTCCGACTCCGCCTACCTGCGCGGGCTGGCCGCCCGCGGCGCCGACGTCCACGTGGGGCACCGCGCCGAGCAGCTGGGGGGCGCGCGGACCGTCGTCGTCTCCTCGGCCATCCGCGAGGACAACCCCGAGCTGGCCGAGGCCCGTCGTCGCGGGCTGCGCGTCCTGCACCGCAGCGCCGCGCTCGGCTCGCTGATGCTCGGCCGACGCGGCGTGGCGGTCGCGGGGACGCACGGCAAGACCACGACGACGGCGATGGTCGTCGGCGCGCTGGTCGGGGCCGGGCTGGACCCGTCGTACGTCATCGGTGGCGCGTTCACCGGGTCCAAGAGCGGCGGGCACCTCGGGAGCGGCGACGTCATGGTCGTCGAGGCGGACGAGAGCGACGGGTCGTTCCTGCAGTACCCGGCGCAGATCGCCGTCGTCACCAACGTCGACCCCGACCACCTCAGCAACTGGGGGACCGCGCAGGCGTACGCCGACGGGTTCCTGCGCTTCGCCACCGCGGCGGGCGTCGCGGTGCTCGTGGTCAGCGCGGACGACCCGGGGGCCGTCGAGCTCACCGCCGCTGTCCGCCGCCGGGCGCTGGACGGCGCCGGGCACGTCCCGGAGATCGTCACCTTCGGGCTGGACGCCGACGCCGACGTCCGGATCACCGGCGCCACGTACGCGGGCACGGGCTCGAGCTTTCGGCTCGGGCGCGACGGCACGGGCGGTCCGATGACCCTCGACGTCCCCGGTGCCTACAACGCCGCCAACGCCGCGGCCGCGTACGCGGTCCTCAGCTGGCTCGGCGTCGACGACGCGACCGCACGCGAGCAGCTGTCGACCTACGCCGGGACGAACCGGCGGTTCCAGCTCGTCGGGACCGTCGACGGCGTCCGCGTCTACGACGACTACGCCCACCACCCGACCGAGGTGCTCAGCACCCTGCGGGCGGCCCGGACGGCCGTGGCCGACGGGGGCCGGGTGGTCGCCGTGCTCCAGCCGCACCTCTACACCCGCACGCGGGACCTCTGGCGCGAGCTCGCCGAGGCCACCTCGCTGGCCGACGAGGCCGTCGTCATGGACGTCTGCGGCGACCGGGAGGACCCGATCCCCGGCGTGACCGGTGCGCTGGTCGCCGACGCGATCCCCGCCGGGACGGCGCACGTGACCTACGAGCCGGACTGGGACGAGGCCGCCCCGGTCGTCGCCGGCCTGGCGCGCCGCGGCGACCTGGTCGTTACCCTCGGCTGCGGCGACGTGACCAAGGTGGCGCCGCTGATCGTCGACGCCCTCGCGCGCCGCTCCGACCTGTCGGTGCGCACGGTGGGTTCCGCGGCCCCCCAGGACGACGCGCCCCGGGCCGACCAGCTGCAGCCCGGGGGTGGCCGGTGA
- the murG gene encoding undecaprenyldiphospho-muramoylpentapeptide beta-N-acetylglucosaminyltransferase: MTSPAPDAYASAGRPVSVVLAGGGTAGHTSPLVATAQELLRLAPGTRVTAVGTARGLETTVVPAAGLTLELIPPVPLPRRPGPDLFRVPARLAAAVRAAAAVLRETEADVALGFGGYVSTPVYLAARRLGVPVVVHEQNALPGLANRLAARITHDVFTSFPGTPLAHATLIGLPLRRGIADLDRAGDRASARAAFDLGADRPTLLVSGGSQGAASINGATRAAADDLLRAGISVLHVLGPRNFAPTDVRRADEATGAAYVPVAYVEAMEQAYAAADLMLGRCGAGTVMETAAVGLPSVFVPYPHGNGEQARNAAPVVAAGGGLLLDDAACTRDWVATQVPALLGDPARLAAMTRALAGTTRRDAATVLARRTLAVAAGSGPRRHGKGH, from the coding sequence GTGACCTCACCCGCGCCCGACGCGTACGCCTCGGCCGGGCGGCCGGTGTCGGTGGTGCTCGCCGGCGGCGGCACCGCGGGGCACACCTCGCCCCTGGTCGCGACCGCGCAGGAGCTGCTCCGGCTCGCGCCGGGCACCCGCGTCACCGCGGTCGGCACCGCACGGGGGCTGGAGACGACCGTGGTGCCGGCCGCCGGGCTGACGCTCGAGCTGATCCCGCCGGTGCCGCTGCCGCGCCGGCCCGGGCCGGACCTGTTCCGCGTGCCCGCGCGGCTGGCCGCCGCCGTCCGGGCCGCCGCCGCGGTGCTGCGCGAGACCGAGGCCGACGTCGCCCTGGGCTTCGGCGGCTACGTGTCCACCCCGGTCTACCTCGCCGCCCGACGGCTCGGCGTCCCGGTCGTGGTCCACGAGCAGAACGCGCTGCCCGGCCTGGCCAACCGCCTCGCCGCCCGGATCACGCACGACGTCTTCACCTCGTTCCCCGGCACGCCGCTGGCCCACGCGACGCTCATCGGGCTGCCGCTGCGGCGCGGGATCGCCGACCTCGACCGGGCGGGTGACCGGGCGTCCGCCCGCGCCGCGTTCGACCTCGGGGCCGACCGGCCGACCCTGCTGGTCAGCGGCGGCTCGCAGGGCGCGGCCAGCATCAACGGGGCCACCCGCGCCGCCGCCGACGACCTGCTCCGCGCGGGGATCAGCGTCCTGCACGTGCTCGGTCCCCGGAACTTCGCCCCGACCGACGTGCGGCGCGCCGACGAGGCGACCGGGGCCGCGTACGTGCCCGTCGCCTACGTCGAGGCGATGGAGCAGGCGTACGCCGCCGCCGACCTGATGCTGGGCCGCTGCGGCGCCGGCACCGTGATGGAGACCGCCGCCGTCGGGCTGCCCTCGGTGTTCGTGCCCTACCCGCACGGCAACGGGGAGCAGGCGCGCAACGCGGCCCCGGTCGTCGCCGCGGGCGGGGGGCTGCTGCTCGACGACGCCGCGTGCACCCGCGACTGGGTCGCGACGCAGGTCCCGGCGCTGCTCGGCGACCCGGCCCGGCTCGCGGCCATGACGCGGGCGCTGGCCGGCACCACGAGACGTGACGCCGCCACGGTCCTGGCCCGACGCACACTGGCCGTCGCGGCGGGGTCAGGTCCCCGCCGGCACGGGAAGGGGCACTGA
- the ftsW gene encoding putative lipid II flippase FtsW, producing MATLTPTRRPRTDIAPTPGRAVALWLRAVLDRPMTSYHLVLGSVALLLVVGLMMVLSASSVNAYLTTGDSYYYVKRQVIFLVIGVVGAITIMKLPVGTLRWVSWLGLGLATLLLVLTYTPLGLDINGNRNWLSTGVAGFAIQPAEFAKLALVLWGADVLARKQKMLDRPLHLLVPFLPVSGLIIALVVFQGDAGTAVVLAGIVAGVLWIVGAPVRVLTALGAVGFLGVVGLFVTSPIRMRRLAAYLDPSVNVNGINDQAQAGMFAIASGGWWGLGLGASRQKWGSLPEAHTDFIFAVLGEEFGLFGSLVVLALVGLLGYAGFRIASRSDDPFSRYAAGGVTTWFVVQALFNLAVVLRLLPIAGVPLPLVSYGGSALIGNLLAVGVLLGCARREPDARNLLAARRAGDRPRMTVTTGSAAGTGAAKATRRTRSRG from the coding sequence GTGGCGACCCTGACCCCCACCCGCCGCCCCCGCACCGACATCGCCCCGACCCCGGGGCGGGCGGTCGCCCTGTGGCTCCGCGCGGTGCTCGACCGCCCGATGACCAGCTACCACCTCGTGCTCGGCTCGGTCGCCCTGCTGCTCGTGGTCGGGCTGATGATGGTGCTGTCGGCGTCCAGCGTGAACGCCTACCTGACGACCGGCGACTCGTACTACTACGTCAAGCGGCAGGTCATCTTCCTGGTCATCGGCGTGGTCGGCGCGATCACGATCATGAAGCTCCCGGTCGGCACCCTGCGCTGGGTGAGCTGGCTCGGCCTCGGGCTGGCGACGCTCCTGCTCGTCCTCACCTACACCCCGCTCGGCCTCGACATCAACGGCAACCGCAACTGGCTGTCCACCGGCGTGGCCGGCTTCGCGATCCAGCCGGCCGAGTTCGCCAAGCTCGCGCTCGTCCTCTGGGGCGCCGACGTGCTGGCCCGCAAGCAGAAGATGCTCGACCGCCCGCTCCACCTGCTGGTGCCGTTCCTGCCCGTGTCGGGTCTGATCATCGCCCTCGTCGTGTTCCAGGGCGACGCGGGCACCGCGGTCGTCCTCGCCGGCATCGTGGCCGGGGTGCTGTGGATCGTCGGGGCCCCCGTCCGGGTGCTGACCGCGCTCGGCGCGGTCGGGTTCCTCGGGGTCGTCGGCCTCTTCGTCACCTCGCCGATCCGCATGCGCCGGCTCGCCGCCTACCTCGACCCGTCGGTCAACGTCAACGGGATCAACGACCAGGCCCAGGCCGGCATGTTCGCCATCGCGTCCGGCGGCTGGTGGGGCCTCGGCCTCGGCGCCAGCCGGCAGAAGTGGGGGAGCCTGCCCGAGGCGCACACCGACTTCATCTTCGCCGTGCTCGGCGAGGAGTTCGGCCTGTTCGGCTCGCTCGTCGTGCTGGCCCTCGTCGGGCTGCTCGGCTACGCCGGCTTCCGGATCGCGTCACGCTCCGACGACCCCTTCTCGCGCTACGCCGCGGGCGGGGTCACCACCTGGTTCGTCGTGCAGGCGCTGTTCAACCTGGCCGTCGTCCTGCGCCTCCTCCCGATCGCCGGCGTCCCGCTGCCGCTCGTCTCGTACGGCGGCTCGGCGCTGATCGGCAACCTGCTCGCCGTGGGCGTGCTGCTCGGCTGCGCCCGCCGCGAGCCCGACGCGCGGAACCTGCTGGCCGCCCGCCGCGCCGGCGACCGCCCGCGGATGACGGTGACCACCGGCAGCGCTGCGGGCACGGGAGCGGCCAAGGCCACCCGCCGGACCCGGAGCCGCGGGTGA
- the murD gene encoding UDP-N-acetylmuramoyl-L-alanine--D-glutamate ligase, with protein MGGRQRMTISWMSLADGASPWPDAHVVIAGVGVSGFAAADGLLQLGARVTVLDDAATEANADKGALLEVLGATVRLGPGSTAALPEGADLVVTTGFPPSAPILVQALAGSVPIWSEVELAWRLSRPAKVVPWLGITGTNGKTTTTQMLEAMLTAAGLKTAAVGNIGRPVMEIVLDPEPYDVLAVELSSHQLHWSSSLALHSSVVLNLQPDHLSWHGGMEAYGAAKAKIYEGVSHACVYNVADRATEAMVEQADVVEGARAIGFTLGTPAPSMLGVVDELLVDRAFIEQRRDSALELATLADVARAAGAVAGPGGDAVPPPHVVANALAAAALARSYGVPATAVRDGLRNVRVGAHKIADVGERRGVRYVDDSKATNPHAADAALRAFGDPDDPSGSRVVWVAGGQAKGTRFDDLVVAHAPRLRAAVLLGVDAPVVAEALARHAPDVPVEVVTSAEDGRTTPTGTARGAADVMARVVAAASSLARPGDVVLLAPGCASLDMFVDYAARGDAFTEAVRALAP; from the coding sequence ATGGGTGGCCGGCAGCGCATGACGATCTCCTGGATGAGCCTCGCCGACGGGGCGTCGCCCTGGCCCGACGCGCACGTCGTCATCGCCGGCGTCGGCGTCTCCGGCTTCGCGGCGGCGGACGGGCTGCTCCAGCTGGGTGCCCGGGTCACCGTGCTCGACGACGCCGCGACCGAGGCGAACGCCGACAAGGGCGCGCTGCTCGAGGTCCTCGGGGCGACCGTCCGGCTCGGGCCGGGCTCGACCGCCGCGCTGCCGGAGGGCGCCGACCTGGTCGTCACCACCGGCTTCCCGCCGAGCGCGCCGATCCTGGTGCAGGCCCTCGCCGGGTCCGTGCCGATCTGGAGCGAGGTCGAGCTCGCCTGGCGGCTGAGCCGACCGGCCAAGGTCGTGCCCTGGCTCGGGATCACCGGCACCAACGGCAAGACGACGACCACTCAGATGCTCGAGGCCATGCTCACGGCCGCCGGGCTGAAGACGGCGGCCGTGGGGAACATCGGTCGCCCGGTGATGGAGATCGTGCTCGACCCGGAGCCGTACGACGTCCTGGCCGTCGAGCTCTCCAGCCACCAGCTGCACTGGTCGAGCTCGCTGGCCCTGCACTCGTCGGTGGTGCTCAACCTGCAGCCCGACCACCTGTCCTGGCACGGCGGCATGGAGGCGTACGGGGCGGCGAAGGCCAAGATCTACGAGGGCGTCTCGCACGCCTGCGTCTACAACGTCGCCGACCGCGCCACCGAGGCGATGGTCGAGCAGGCCGACGTCGTCGAGGGCGCCCGGGCGATCGGCTTCACCCTCGGCACGCCGGCGCCGTCGATGCTCGGCGTCGTGGACGAGCTGCTCGTCGACCGGGCCTTCATCGAGCAGCGGCGCGACTCCGCCCTCGAGCTCGCGACGCTCGCCGACGTGGCGCGTGCGGCCGGGGCTGTGGCGGGACCGGGGGGCGACGCCGTGCCGCCGCCGCACGTCGTGGCGAACGCGCTGGCCGCCGCCGCGCTCGCCCGCTCGTACGGCGTCCCGGCGACCGCGGTCCGCGACGGCCTGCGGAACGTGCGCGTCGGCGCCCACAAGATCGCGGACGTGGGGGAGCGGCGCGGGGTCCGCTACGTCGACGACTCCAAGGCCACCAACCCGCACGCCGCCGACGCCGCGCTGCGCGCCTTCGGCGACCCGGACGACCCCTCGGGGAGCCGTGTCGTGTGGGTCGCGGGCGGCCAGGCCAAGGGCACCCGCTTCGACGACCTGGTGGTCGCCCACGCGCCCCGGCTGCGGGCCGCGGTGCTGCTCGGGGTGGACGCGCCGGTGGTCGCCGAAGCGCTCGCTCGACACGCACCGGATGTGCCGGTGGAGGTCGTGACCAGCGCCGAAGATGGGCGCACGACGCCGACCGGCACCGCTCGCGGTGCCGCCGACGTCATGGCACGGGTCGTCGCGGCGGCCTCGTCCCTGGCCCGGCCGGGAGACGTGGTCCTGCTCGCGCCGGGCTGCGCCAGCCTGGACATGTTCGTTGACTACGCCGCCCGCGGCGACGCCTTCACCGAGGCGGTGCGCGCGCTCGCTCCCTGA